The following coding sequences lie in one Candidatus Neomarinimicrobiota bacterium genomic window:
- a CDS encoding GIY-YIG nuclease family protein — MNLINKNRIQQVPSKPGVYFFKNEEGGIIYIGKAKNLRNRVR; from the coding sequence ATGAACTTAATCAACAAAAACAGGATACAGCAAGTACCGTCTAAACCGGGTGTTTACTTTTTCAAGAATGAAGAAGGAGGCATTATTTACATCGGGAAGGCTAAGAATCTTCGTAATAGGGTGCG